The region TTCGGCGAGATCATCCGTTTGGCGGTCCGGCACGATAAACCCCTGATCCTCCACTGCCGGTTCTCCCATGAACGGGTGTTCGACATGATCGGTGAAGGCGGGGTCAAGAAGGCCGTCTTTCACTGGTACTCAGGATCCCTCGATCTGCTGCGGCATATCGTGGCGGCGGGGTATCATATATCGGCCACGCCGGCGCTTTGCTACAGTGAAGCTCACCGCCGTGCCATAGAGGCGGCGCCTCTTGAAAGGATACTGCTCGAGACGGACTGTCCCGTCGTCTATGGAGAACGGGAATCACGGCCCCGGGATGTCCTGACGACGGCACGTGAGGTTGCCGGGATCAAAGGACTCCGGATCGAGGAGGTCGCCGCCGTGACGTCCCGCACCACGCGTCAA is a window of Deltaproteobacteria bacterium DNA encoding:
- a CDS encoding TatD family hydrolase produces the protein MSVPEFIDGHAHLDAISSLDPILAEARVAGVEAIIAVGMNRESNEKTLAIAERHKGFVFPALGYHPWEIREPEIAGNLEFLASNMDRAVAIGEVGIDYKIRVKKALQREVFGEIIRLAVRHDKPLILHCRFSHERVFDMIGEGGVKKAVFHWYSGSLDLLRHIVAAGYHISATPALCYSEAHRRAIEAAPLERILLETDCPVVYGERESRPRDVLTTAREVAGIKGLRIEEVAAVTSRTTRQFYGGLVSEV